In the Sinomonas cyclohexanicum genome, GCGATGTGCAGGATGTCCCGGAACCCCTCGGTGGTGATCATGCCCACCTCGGCCCCGGTGTGCGTCAGGGCGATGTTCGTGGCCACCGTGGTGCCGTGGACGAGCTGGTCGACCTCGGCCAGGCTCGTGCCGGCCTTGGCCACGAGCCGCTTGAGGCCGTCGATGACCGCCCGTGAGGGATCGTCCGGGGTAGAGGGGACCTTCTCGATGACTGCTCTTCCGACTTCATCGTCGGAGAAGTAGAGGTCGGTGAATGTGCCGCCAACGTCAACGCCTATACGCTTCATGTGGCTTTCCTTTCGATGCTGCCGGCCCTGGGCTGATCGGCAGGTGGAGGGTTGCTTTCTCCACAATCTATTTGTGCAGGGAGCAACGTGGGTTTCGGACAGGTAAGACATTTCGCACGTGAGGTGCATCACACATGATGTTGCTGTGACACCAAAATAGTTGCTGTCCTAGCATCGGGCAAGGGTTGCGGCGAAGATGATCGTGGACTCTAAGATGGGTCAGCCCCAACGAGCGCAAGGAGAGCAGCGTGGTAGGACGCCCCCGCACGAGCGATGAGGCCCCGCAGGGGGCCGCCGCATCCCTGCTCAACGGCCTCGGCGTGCTCGAGGCGTTCTCGATTGAGAGGCCGATCCTCGGTGTCACCGAAATCGCCCAGCGCGTGGGCCTGCACAAGAGCACGGTCTCCCGCATCCTTGCCGGTCTCGCCGAGGCGGGATATGTCCAGCGCGACGAGGCGACAGGCCGGTACCGATTGGGACTCGGCCTCCTGGCCCTCTCGGGGCCCCTCCTCGCCGACCTCGACGTGCGCCGCGCCGCGCTGCCCTACCTCGAGGAGCTGACTGAGCGGACGGGGGAGACGAGTGCGCTGGCCGTGTGGAACGGCGCCGAGGCCATCGTCGTCGAGCAGGTTCCGAGCCCCCACCAGGTCAAGCACACGGCGTCGATCGGAACCCGGTACAACAAGTTCGCGTCCTCGTCGGTCCAGGTGTTCCTCGCCGGACTCACGCCGGACGCGGCGCGCGGCCTGCTCGCCTCGGGCGAGGTGGTGCTGCCGGGGACGCACGACGGCGGCGCCTCCGCTGCCGCCTCCGCTCGTGCCCTGGAGGTGCTCGCCACAGTGGCGGCGGACGGCGTCGCGGTGAACGACGGCGCCACGACGCCCGAGGAGTTCGGCGTGTCCGCGCCCGTGTGGGACTACCGCGGGCGCATGGTCGGGTGCGTGACGGCATCGGCGCCGCGCTCGCGCGCTCAGGGTGACGTCGCCGAGCGGCTCGGGGCCGCGGTCATCGAGGCTGCGGCCCACGTCTCCGCGCGCCTCGGGTACGGGGCCAAGCGCGCCGAGGCCTGACGGCCGATCTGTGGCAGTGCCCCGTCCTCGCGGCGGCCCGCCGTGAGGGGGTGGACCTGGAGGCGACGCAGCTCGAGGCCCTCTCCAGCGGCGAGCAGCCCGTCGTCTGGGGGCTCGCCAGGCGCGGACCGGACCGCGGGCAACGGACAGCGGCAGAGAGGTCCGGCCCCCACCCCAGGAGCGATCTTGGGGCCGGACCC is a window encoding:
- a CDS encoding IclR family transcriptional regulator; the protein is MVGRPRTSDEAPQGAAASLLNGLGVLEAFSIERPILGVTEIAQRVGLHKSTVSRILAGLAEAGYVQRDEATGRYRLGLGLLALSGPLLADLDVRRAALPYLEELTERTGETSALAVWNGAEAIVVEQVPSPHQVKHTASIGTRYNKFASSSVQVFLAGLTPDAARGLLASGEVVLPGTHDGGASAAASARALEVLATVAADGVAVNDGATTPEEFGVSAPVWDYRGRMVGCVTASAPRSRAQGDVAERLGAAVIEAAAHVSARLGYGAKRAEA